In a single window of the Polynucleobacter sp. MWH-UH24A genome:
- a CDS encoding fumarylacetoacetate hydrolase family protein: MKFATFRLKNNSNQVRIGMVDTNHQKIHEYDENKDLSEMGVLHILKLQLDAKPLPKITATHELENVQLLAPIPRPQRNIFCVGKNYYEHAKEFGTSGYDSSTSKPGDEIPKHPIIFTKPPESVIGTGGNIVIPQKVSTDIDYEVELTVIIGKGGKGITKQDAFKHVWGYTIINDVTARDWQQRHKQWFLGKSFDTFCPMGPWIVTRDELVDDDISVKCWVNDELRQSSNSKDLIFDVPTLIETISAGITLYPGDIIATGTPAGVGLGFKPPKFLKAGDTVRLEVGGVGVLENKLVSGV, from the coding sequence ATGAAATTTGCTACTTTTAGATTAAAAAATAACTCAAATCAAGTCCGAATTGGAATGGTAGATACAAATCATCAAAAAATACATGAGTATGATGAAAATAAAGATTTATCGGAAATGGGTGTCTTGCATATCCTTAAATTACAGCTTGATGCAAAACCATTACCAAAAATTACCGCAACCCATGAGCTTGAAAATGTTCAGTTACTAGCGCCAATACCAAGACCACAAAGGAATATATTTTGTGTGGGTAAAAATTATTATGAGCATGCTAAAGAGTTCGGTACAAGCGGGTATGACAGTAGTACTTCAAAGCCGGGCGATGAAATTCCTAAACATCCCATCATTTTTACAAAACCACCTGAATCAGTAATTGGCACAGGGGGGAATATTGTGATCCCCCAAAAAGTTTCAACTGATATTGATTACGAAGTTGAGCTTACCGTGATCATTGGCAAAGGAGGCAAAGGTATTACAAAGCAAGACGCATTTAAACATGTGTGGGGGTACACCATTATTAATGATGTAACTGCCCGTGATTGGCAGCAGCGTCATAAGCAGTGGTTTCTTGGTAAAAGTTTTGATACATTTTGTCCAATGGGCCCATGGATCGTCACTCGAGATGAATTAGTCGATGACGACATATCCGTAAAATGTTGGGTAAATGATGAGCTTCGACAAAGCTCAAATTCTAAAGACTTAATTTTTGATGTACCTACTCTTATTGAAACTATTTCGGCTGGGATAACCCTGTATCCAGGCGATATCATTGCCACAGGAACTCCTGCTGGTGTTGGCTTGGGCTTTAAGCCACCTAAATTTTTAAAAGCAGGCGATACAGTACGGCTAGAAGTTGGTGGTGTAGGTGTACTTGAAAATAAATTAGTTAGTGGAGTATAA
- a CDS encoding tripartite tricarboxylate transporter substrate binding protein — protein sequence MKITYRFLLFFFSCAAFFHPIKNAVAQENWPIKPITMIIPFPPGGVADTVGRPVADALSRSLGQPVIVENRAGAGGGIGMAAVAKAKPDGYTILLALSSISIIPEADKILGKPPSYSLSQLKPIARFTADPTVLVVRSDSPWQNYYQFIDAMRKSPGKYNFGSSGNYGTMHVPMEMLKASQKFFMVHIPYTGAGPAIVGLLGGQVDAVATGPSSIVQYIKAGRVRALAHWGEGRLASLPDVPSFKEMGVPIQFAQWAGLFVPAGTSDFITNKLREASKVASNDEKVRLIINTAGSPIQYLDAPEFKAYWDADAKQMEEAVKKIGKVE from the coding sequence ATGAAAATCACTTATCGGTTTCTACTCTTCTTTTTTTCATGTGCAGCTTTTTTTCACCCTATTAAAAATGCTGTAGCACAAGAAAATTGGCCGATCAAGCCAATTACTATGATTATTCCATTTCCTCCCGGAGGTGTTGCTGATACTGTCGGAAGACCGGTTGCTGACGCCTTGTCACGATCTTTAGGGCAACCGGTTATTGTTGAAAACAGAGCTGGTGCGGGAGGTGGAATCGGCATGGCTGCTGTAGCAAAAGCTAAACCAGATGGATACACTATTTTATTGGCACTTTCTTCTATCTCAATTATCCCCGAAGCCGATAAAATTTTAGGCAAGCCACCTTCCTATTCACTGAGCCAACTGAAGCCAATTGCTCGATTTACTGCAGACCCTACGGTATTGGTTGTTCGAAGCGATAGTCCTTGGCAAAATTATTATCAATTTATTGATGCAATGCGTAAATCTCCTGGAAAATATAATTTTGGCTCGTCCGGAAATTACGGAACAATGCATGTTCCTATGGAAATGCTAAAAGCTAGCCAAAAATTTTTCATGGTGCATATTCCATATACGGGCGCAGGCCCTGCTATTGTTGGTCTTTTAGGTGGTCAAGTCGATGCTGTTGCAACTGGTCCGAGTTCCATTGTTCAATATATTAAAGCCGGACGTGTCAGGGCTTTGGCTCACTGGGGGGAAGGTCGTCTAGCCAGCTTGCCTGATGTACCGAGTTTTAAAGAAATGGGGGTACCAATTCAATTTGCCCAATGGGCTGGTCTGTTCGTTCCTGCTGGAACGTCTGATTTCATTACGAATAAATTGCGTGAAGCGTCTAAAGTAGCGTCAAACGATGAAAAGGTTCGATTAATCATTAATACCGCAGGAAGCCCCATTCAATACTTAGATGCACCTGAATTTAAAGCCTACTGGGATGCTGATGCAAAACAAATGGAAGAGGCAGTTAAAAAAATTGGCAAGGTTGAGTAA
- a CDS encoding helix-turn-helix transcriptional regulator, with protein sequence MPRSAVPEVENTITDELVEEVAMVLKALSTPLRLRMVCELCIQPRTVSELIQITAVRQTLVSQQLATLRELGIIDKRRDGTKMIYRIADENAIKIVNSLCEIYKK encoded by the coding sequence GTGCCAAGGTCAGCAGTCCCTGAAGTTGAAAATACCATTACCGATGAATTAGTAGAGGAGGTTGCGATGGTGCTTAAGGCACTGTCAACCCCACTGCGTCTAAGAATGGTTTGTGAGCTTTGCATTCAGCCACGTACTGTAAGCGAATTAATTCAGATTACAGCGGTTCGTCAGACTTTGGTATCCCAGCAGTTGGCAACGCTTCGGGAACTCGGAATTATTGATAAACGTCGCGATGGCACCAAAATGATCTACCGAATCGCAGACGAAAACGCCATCAAGATCGTTAACAGTCTATGTGAGATCTATAAAAAATAA